One Vanessa atalanta chromosome 6, ilVanAtal1.2, whole genome shotgun sequence genomic window carries:
- the LOC125064678 gene encoding uncharacterized protein LOC125064678 — MESEEPPDGGGGDSISHDCVMSSESIIREDSKKVLKAAKRSQTAAESILNKRDASSPPSASIQHTFTLPEFSGTKLKYNDSDQGPFIVHASRVEPDPSAGYTINLLKFAQIIYRSKVSGVLKGGIKSAGRNRVVVEFENASSANNFIDSPLFQEHNYKIIIPAFHITRMGIVKQIPIDWSMEEFLSSIECYTPGCRAIKARRLNRKSVTDGKTEWLPTQTVVVTFLGQTLPERIFCCYTSLPVSLYSLPTIQCNNCCRFGHTQDKCRSKPRCFVCAQPHHGRSCKVPHCEATCLSCSGPHLATDPNCPEHMRQKQIKIVMSEENIPYNEASLRFRPTRRSFADSARSPPNSMSTPTRPTMSPLTPIYEISSPLIPPVSSQRKTVLLNQRPRPPLSKGFDKEAHSALVSSPKSSQPNGCALITSDNDGSALLLKQSLIYSLIPLPHHSPSFNIVAVRAINTTFVSIYIPSPNSSIISELSSILLTLPIPLVVVGDFNCHHTMWGSLQCEYPFVPESWKHQIIIPILKPHKDPKDPSSYRPIALSSVLAKIMEHLIKNRLEWILESRNILPKSQFGFRKGMGTMDSLSVFSSEIRLALSRGHHLVGVFLDVTSAYDNVLLPLLRQKMLQLSLPARMINVICNLFMQRYISVRVQGTMHPPRIVWKGLPQGSVLSPILYSLYTSELDSSCSSNCNILQYADDIALYYASESIDDCSVRLNSAIQNLYIWLEDHGLSLSGPKSSAVVFSRKRLIPDVDIILENETIQVKNNVKFLGVYFDSRMTGTVHLNYIKEKCELGVNVLRSLSGVWWGSHPYTQKLLYNAIVRIHFDYGSFLLEPCNKSALADWDKIQAKCLRIICGAMKSSPIKALQCHSAGIEVALAWIPGHSGISGNEQADICAKWSIRNGTETYANCFAQDLRSLAKIDLNKRWNDIVLLVIWQNEKVLF, encoded by the exons ATGGAATCTGAGGAGCCCCCGGATGGGGGCGGAGGTGACTCCATAAGTCATGATTGTGTGATGTCTAGTGAATCTATAATCAGAGAAGACTCCAAAAAAGTCCTAAAGGCTGCCAAACGCTCTCAAACCGCTGCAGAGAGTATTCTAAACAAACGGGATGCTTCCTCTCCCCCTAGCGCTTCGATTCAACACACATTCACACTCCCCGAATTTAGCGGTACTAAATTGAAGTATAACGACTCCGATCAAGGCCCTTTTATTGTCCACGCCTCACGAGTGGAACCCGACCCATCAGCTGGTTATacgattaatttacttaaatttgctCAAATTATTTACAGAAGCAAGGTTTCTGGTGTTCTCAAGGGAGGAATTAAATCAGCAGGACGCAACCGTGTTGTTGTTGAATTTGAGAATGCTTCTTCTGCCAATAATTTCATTGACAGTCCATTGTTCCAGGagcataattacaaaataattatcccAGCTTTTCACATTACCCGAATGGGTATTGTGAAGCAAATTCCCATCGACTGGTCTATGGAGGAGTTTCTGAGTAGTATCGAATGCTACACCCCTGGTTGCCGGGCTATAAAAGCAAGACGGTTGAACCGAAAATCTGTTACTGACGGTAAAACTGAATGGTTACCTACTCAAACAGTCGTTGTGACATTTTTAGGTCAAACCTTACCTGAGAGAATCTTTTGTTGTTACACTTCACTTCCAGTATCCCTCTACTCCCTTCCCACTATCCAATGCAACAATTGCTGTCGCTTTGGGCACACTCAAGATAAATGCAGGTCCAAGCCAAGGTGCTTTGTGTGTGCTCAACCTCATCATGGACGTTCCTGTAAAGTACCCCATTGTGAGGCTACATGTCTGTCTTGCTCAGGTCCACATCTGGCTACTGACCCCAATTGCCCAGAACATATGAGACagaaacagataaaaattgtGATGTCAGAGGAAAATATCCCATACAATGAAGCCTCTCTCCGTTTTCGCCCTACCCGTCGCTCTTTTGCTGACTCCGCACGTTCTCCTCCCAACTCTATGTCCACTCCCACTCGCCCTACGATGAGCCCTCTCACTCCTATTTATGAAATCTCCAGCCCTCTAATCCCTCCTGTTTCATCCCAACGGAAAACTGTTCTTCTCAACCAACGACCTCGCCCTCCCCTTAGTAAGGGATTCGATAAAGAAGCTCACTCTGCCCTAGTTAGTTCTCCAAAATCTTCCCAGCCTAATGGCTGTGCTCTTATAACTTCAGATAAT GATGGAAGTGCCCTTCTTCTTAAACAATCCCTTATCTATTCATTGATTCCTCTCCCTCACCACTCTCCCTCTTTTAATATTGTAGCCGTCAGGGCTATAAATACAACCTTCGTGTCAATTTATATTCCTTCTCCTAATTCTTCCATTATTTCTGAATTAAGCTCTATCCTCTTAACTCTTCCTATCCCTTTAGTTGTTGTAGGTGACTTCAACTGCCATCATACTATGTGGGGTTCCCTTCAGTGTGAATACCC GTTTGTTCCTGAGTCATGGAAACATCAAATCATCATTCCTATCCTTAAACCTCATAAAGATCCTAAAGATCCCTCCTCCTATCGTCCTATTGCCTTATCGTCAGTTCTGGCCAAAATTATGgaacacttaataaaaaatagattagaaTGGATTCTTGAAAGCAGGAATATCTTGCCAAAATCGCAGTTTGGGTTTAGAAAAGGTATGGGCACGATGGACAGCCTGAGCGTGTTCTCTTCGGAAATTCGCCTGGCCCTCTCAAGGGGACACCATCTTGTTGGTGTCTTTCTTGACGTCACTTCAGCCTATGATAATGTTCTCCTCCCGCTACTCAGGCAGAAAATGCTCCAGCTGAGTCTTCCCGCGAGGAtgattaatgttatatgtaaccTTTTCATGCAACGTTATATTTCTGTTCGAGTCCAAGGTACTATGCATCCCCCAAGAATAGTATGGAAGGGGTTACCACAGGGATCAGTTTTAAGTCCCATTCTCTATAGTTTATATACTTCTGAACTTGACTCTTCTTGTTCATCCAATTGTAACATATTACAATACGCAGATGATATAGCCCTATATTACGCCTCAGAATCTATCGACGATTGCTCTGTTCGCCTTAATTCTGCTATACAAAATCTTTATATCTGGCTAGAGGATCATGGCTTATCTCTGTCTGGTCCCAAAAGCTCTGCAGTGGTGTTTTCCAGAAAAAGATTGATACCAGATGTTGATATTATTCTGGAAAATGAGACCATCcaagtaaaaaataacgtaaaatttttGGGGGTATACTTTGACTCTCGTATGACTGGCACGGTCCATCTTAATTACATTAAGGAAAAATGTGAGCTTGGTGTAAATGTTTTGAGGTCTCTTTCAGGTGTGTGGTGGGGTTCTCATCCCTACACTCAGAAACTCCTTTATAACGCCATTGTTCGGATTCATTTTGATTACGGGTCATTCTTGCTTGAACCGTGTAATAAATCTGCTTTAGCCGATTGGGACAAAATTCAAGCTAAGTGTCTCCGCATCATTTGTGGTGCCATGAAGTCCTCCCCCATAAAAGCTCTCCAA TGTCACTCTGCTGGAATTGAGGTAGCCCTTGCTTGGATTCCTGGCCACTCCGGGATTTCTGGCAATGAACAGGCTGATATATGTGCTAAGTGGTCTATTCGCAATGGTACGGAGACTTATGCTAACTGTTTTGCCCAAGATTTACGTTCTCTCGCTAAAATTGATCTGAATAAGCGCTGGAATGAT ATCGTGCTACTGGTCATTTGGCAGAACGAAAAAGTGCTGTTTTAA